Proteins from a single region of Catenulispora acidiphila DSM 44928:
- a CDS encoding response regulator, which yields MSEQAGNLRVLIVDDHPVVRAGLTGMLAAEPDLDVVAEAADGAEAVRLALELVPDVVLMDLRMAGVDGVEATARLAAAAPAIRVLILTTYDTDADIVRAVEAGATGYLLKDTPRADLAEAVRLAARGETVLAPAVAAKLVSRLRQPAAQPLTPREREVLALVARGLANAEIGRELFISEATVKTHLVRAFGKLGVDDRTAAVTKAMAQGLL from the coding sequence ATGAGTGAGCAGGCCGGGAATCTCCGAGTCCTGATCGTGGACGACCACCCGGTGGTCCGCGCCGGGCTGACCGGCATGCTGGCCGCCGAACCGGACCTGGACGTGGTCGCCGAGGCCGCCGACGGCGCCGAGGCCGTGCGCCTGGCGCTGGAGCTGGTGCCGGACGTGGTGCTGATGGACCTGCGCATGGCCGGCGTGGACGGCGTCGAGGCCACCGCGCGGCTGGCCGCCGCCGCCCCGGCGATCAGGGTGCTGATCCTGACCACCTACGACACCGACGCCGACATCGTCCGGGCGGTCGAGGCCGGCGCGACCGGCTACCTGCTCAAGGACACCCCGCGTGCGGACCTGGCCGAGGCGGTGCGGCTGGCCGCGCGCGGCGAGACGGTCCTGGCGCCGGCGGTGGCCGCCAAGCTCGTCAGCCGCCTGCGCCAGCCCGCCGCGCAGCCGCTGACGCCGCGCGAGCGCGAGGTGCTGGCGCTGGTCGCCCGCGGACTGGCGAACGCCGAGATCGGCCGCGAGCTGTTCATCAGCGAGGCGACGGTGAAGACGCACCTGGTCCGGGCGTTCGGCAAGCTCGGCGTGGACGACCGCACGGCCGCGGTGACGAAGGCGATGGCCCAGGGCCTGTTGTGA
- a CDS encoding TIGR03668 family PPOX class F420-dependent oxidoreductase, whose amino-acid sequence MTPEQARATFLSQPHAVLATADASGVPHLVPVVFAAIGDSLALVVDHKPKRSTDLKRLRNIAANPYVSLLAEHYDADWNALWWARADGTARVSPLTPEVLAAFRRKYPQHDAAPPAGPQVVVTVAKWSGWTAAARPAGGTGPA is encoded by the coding sequence ATGACTCCCGAGCAAGCCCGCGCCACTTTCCTGTCCCAGCCGCACGCCGTCCTGGCCACCGCGGACGCTTCAGGCGTCCCTCACCTGGTACCGGTAGTCTTCGCGGCGATCGGTGACAGCCTGGCGCTGGTGGTGGACCACAAGCCCAAGCGCAGCACGGATCTGAAGCGCTTGCGGAACATCGCGGCGAACCCGTACGTCTCCTTGTTGGCGGAGCACTACGACGCCGACTGGAACGCGCTGTGGTGGGCCCGCGCCGACGGCACCGCCCGCGTCAGCCCTCTGACGCCGGAGGTGCTCGCCGCGTTCCGGCGGAAGTACCCGCAGCACGACGCGGCGCCGCCGGCCGGTCCGCAGGTCGTGGTGACGGTCGCGAAGTGGTCGGGCTGGACCGCCGCGGCCCGGCCGGCGGGCGGGACCGGGCCGGCCTGA
- a CDS encoding ROK family transcriptional regulator, with protein MANPDTTPGTPRLLRSINDRSALELLLEHGPLTRTRIGALTGLSKPTASQLVDRLLTADLIVAAGTAAGGPGPSAQLYAVNPAAGHAGGVDVTHTRVTAAVADLAGEVAGEFEVPVVGRTAAGSVERVRDALHGAAEAAGVAPEAVRHVVIGVPGAPHPQTGQLGFARDLPGWHGGNLSRLRELLGVRVEVENDVNLAAIAEQHLGQARGADDFVVFWMGNGIGLAIVQDGRFVRGATGGAGEIGYMPVALDPQDPLTRSPKPVKNTFQNIAGRPAVLHLAREHGIRVDDHSEAVRRAVETGSTEILTTLARRAARGLAPVLAVLDPSLVVLSGGTLRAGGDLLKDLITHELHAVAVPRPTLAVSTVEGNPVLAGAIHAALRTVREDLFNRGV; from the coding sequence GTGGCCAATCCCGACACCACCCCCGGCACCCCCCGCCTGCTGCGGTCGATCAACGACCGCTCGGCGCTGGAGCTGCTCCTCGAGCACGGTCCGCTGACCCGTACGCGCATCGGCGCGCTGACCGGGCTGTCCAAGCCCACCGCCAGCCAACTGGTCGACCGGCTGCTGACCGCCGACCTGATCGTCGCCGCCGGCACCGCCGCCGGCGGACCCGGACCCAGCGCGCAGCTGTACGCGGTGAATCCGGCCGCCGGCCACGCCGGCGGGGTCGACGTCACCCACACCCGGGTCACCGCCGCCGTCGCCGACCTGGCCGGCGAGGTGGCCGGCGAGTTCGAGGTCCCGGTCGTCGGCCGGACCGCGGCCGGCAGCGTGGAGCGGGTCCGCGACGCGCTGCACGGCGCCGCCGAGGCCGCCGGGGTCGCCCCCGAAGCGGTGCGGCACGTGGTGATCGGCGTGCCCGGCGCCCCGCATCCGCAGACCGGCCAGCTCGGCTTCGCCCGCGACCTGCCCGGCTGGCACGGCGGCAACCTGTCCCGGCTGCGCGAGCTGCTGGGCGTGCGGGTCGAGGTGGAGAACGACGTCAACCTCGCCGCCATCGCCGAGCAGCACCTGGGCCAGGCCCGCGGCGCCGACGACTTCGTCGTGTTCTGGATGGGCAACGGCATCGGGCTGGCGATCGTGCAGGACGGCCGCTTCGTTCGCGGCGCGACCGGCGGCGCCGGCGAGATCGGCTACATGCCGGTCGCCCTGGATCCGCAGGACCCGCTGACGCGCTCGCCCAAACCGGTGAAGAACACCTTCCAGAACATCGCCGGCCGCCCCGCGGTCCTGCACCTGGCCCGTGAGCACGGCATCCGCGTCGACGACCACTCCGAGGCCGTCCGGCGCGCGGTGGAGACCGGCAGCACCGAGATACTCACCACCCTGGCCCGGCGCGCGGCGCGCGGGCTCGCCCCGGTCCTGGCGGTCCTGGACCCCTCACTCGTGGTCCTGTCCGGCGGCACCCTGCGCGCCGGCGGCGACCTCCTCAAAGACCTGATCACGCACGAGCTGCACGCCGTGGCGGTCCCCCGCCCCACGCTCGCGGTGTCCACCGTGGAGGGCAACCCGGTCCTGGCCGGAGCCATCCACGCGGCGCTGCGGACGGTGCGCGAAGACCTCTTCAACCGCGGGGTGTAG
- a CDS encoding 6-phospho-beta-glucosidase, with the protein MKLAVVGGGSTYTPELVDGFARLRDTLPLTELALIDPAADRVELIGGLARRIFAKQGHPGTVTTHTELESGIEGADAVLIQLRVGGQTIRNVDETFPLEFCCVGQETTGAGGFAKALRTVPVVLDIAERVRRIAPQAWIIDFTNPVGIVTRALLDAGHRAVGLCNVAIGFQRRAAAHLGVQPSRIKLDHVGLNHLTWERGFYLDGEDFLPKYLSESLEEISHDIELPAELIQRLAAIPSYYLRYFYAHDIVVKEQIDQVAKGENRAKAVAAVEAELLAQYADPTLDTKPEALSKRGGAFYSEAAVELLASLHGDLGEELVVNVRNAGTFPFLADDAVIEVPAIVDASGVRPAPLRAPIEPLYRGLIGHVSAYEELAVEAAIKGGVERVRTALLAHPLIGQADLADKLADSLVAKNRSFLPWA; encoded by the coding sequence ATGAAACTCGCCGTCGTAGGCGGAGGATCGACGTATACGCCGGAGCTGGTGGACGGCTTCGCACGGCTGCGCGACACCCTGCCGCTCACCGAGCTCGCCTTGATCGACCCGGCCGCGGACCGGGTGGAGCTGATCGGCGGGCTGGCCCGCCGGATCTTCGCCAAGCAGGGGCATCCCGGCACCGTCACCACGCACACCGAGCTGGAGTCCGGCATCGAGGGTGCGGACGCGGTGCTCATCCAGCTGCGGGTCGGCGGTCAGACGATCCGGAACGTCGATGAGACGTTCCCGCTGGAGTTCTGCTGCGTCGGCCAGGAGACCACCGGCGCCGGCGGCTTCGCCAAGGCGCTGCGGACCGTGCCGGTGGTGCTGGACATCGCCGAGCGCGTCCGGCGAATAGCCCCGCAGGCCTGGATCATCGACTTCACCAACCCGGTCGGTATCGTCACCCGCGCGCTGCTGGACGCCGGGCACCGCGCCGTCGGGCTGTGCAACGTGGCCATCGGCTTCCAGCGCCGCGCCGCCGCGCACCTGGGCGTGCAGCCCTCGCGCATCAAGCTCGACCACGTCGGTCTCAACCACCTGACCTGGGAGCGCGGCTTCTACCTCGACGGCGAGGACTTCCTGCCGAAGTACCTCAGCGAGTCGCTCGAGGAGATCTCGCACGACATCGAGCTGCCGGCCGAGCTGATCCAGCGGCTCGCCGCGATCCCCTCCTACTACCTGCGCTACTTCTACGCCCACGACATCGTGGTGAAGGAGCAGATCGACCAGGTCGCCAAGGGCGAGAACCGCGCCAAGGCGGTCGCCGCGGTCGAGGCCGAACTCCTGGCGCAGTACGCGGACCCGACGCTGGACACCAAGCCGGAGGCGCTGAGCAAGCGCGGCGGGGCGTTCTACTCCGAGGCGGCAGTCGAGCTGCTGGCCTCGCTGCACGGCGACCTCGGCGAAGAATTGGTCGTCAACGTCCGCAACGCGGGCACCTTCCCCTTCCTGGCCGACGACGCGGTGATCGAGGTCCCGGCGATCGTCGACGCCTCCGGGGTGCGCCCGGCGCCGTTGCGCGCGCCGATCGAGCCGCTGTACCGCGGGCTCATCGGACACGTTTCCGCCTACGAGGAGCTGGCCGTGGAGGCCGCGATCAAGGGCGGCGTGGAGCGGGTCCGCACCGCCCTGCTCGCGCACCCCCTGATCGGTCAGGCGGACCTGGCGGACAAGCTGGCCGACTCCCTGGTCGCCAAGAACCGCAGCTTCCTGCCGTGGGCGTGA
- a CDS encoding N-acetylglucosamine kinase — MGVTRAAVLAIDGGNSKTEVALAAADGTVLACVQVGGFTPHLDGMAGAVSVAGQGVALIRAELGLAADEPLAELLAAYVAGADFPVEVEALTAEFAARGWAERTIVDNDSFALMRSGTSRPWGVAVVCGAGMNCVGIAPDGRHARFPAIGTVSGDWGGGPGIGETAHWFAVRAEDGRGAPTVLRKAVAEYFGCASMAELVESIHFGRIADDRFGELAPLVFEVAGLGDEVALSIVERLADEVCAFAFAAMGRLDLMDAEVEVVLGGGVLRARQPLLTAGIERRFAARAPKAVLTLTTDRPIQGAVLLGLDELARR, encoded by the coding sequence GTGGGCGTGACCCGGGCGGCCGTCCTGGCGATCGACGGCGGGAACAGCAAGACAGAAGTGGCACTGGCGGCGGCGGACGGCACGGTCCTGGCCTGCGTGCAGGTCGGCGGCTTCACGCCGCACCTGGACGGCATGGCCGGCGCGGTCTCGGTGGCCGGGCAGGGCGTGGCGCTGATCCGCGCCGAGCTGGGGCTGGCGGCGGACGAGCCGCTGGCCGAGCTGCTCGCCGCCTACGTCGCCGGCGCCGACTTCCCGGTCGAGGTCGAGGCGCTGACCGCGGAGTTCGCCGCGCGCGGCTGGGCCGAGCGCACCATCGTGGACAACGACTCGTTCGCGCTGATGCGGTCCGGGACGTCGCGGCCGTGGGGTGTCGCCGTGGTCTGCGGCGCGGGCATGAACTGCGTCGGCATAGCGCCCGACGGCCGGCACGCGCGCTTCCCGGCGATCGGCACAGTCTCCGGCGACTGGGGCGGCGGACCGGGTATCGGCGAGACCGCGCACTGGTTCGCGGTGCGCGCCGAGGACGGCCGCGGCGCGCCGACCGTGCTGCGCAAGGCGGTGGCCGAGTACTTCGGCTGCGCCTCGATGGCCGAGCTGGTGGAGTCGATCCACTTCGGGCGGATCGCCGACGACCGGTTCGGGGAGCTGGCGCCGCTGGTGTTCGAGGTCGCCGGGCTCGGCGACGAGGTGGCGCTGTCGATCGTGGAGCGGCTGGCCGACGAGGTGTGCGCCTTCGCCTTCGCCGCGATGGGCCGGCTGGACCTGATGGACGCCGAGGTCGAGGTGGTGCTCGGCGGCGGGGTCCTGCGGGCGCGCCAGCCGCTGCTGACGGCCGGGATCGAGCGGCGGTTCGCGGCGCGGGCGCCGAAGGCGGTGCTCACCTTGACCACCGACCGGCCGATCCAGGGCGCGGTGCTGCTGGGGCTGGACGAGCTGGCCCGGCGGTAG
- a CDS encoding OsmC family peroxiredoxin gives MATTRKADTHWEGSLLDGKGNVTLASSKSGTFDVTWASRATDEAKETSPEELIAAAHATCYSMALSHGLAGAGTPPNSVDTHAEVDFQPGEGITGIRLVVRADVPGLSAEDFQAAAENAKANCPVSKALAAVPSITLDAALV, from the coding sequence ATGGCGACTACTCGTAAGGCCGACACGCACTGGGAGGGCAGCCTCCTCGACGGCAAGGGCAACGTCACGCTGGCCTCGTCGAAAAGCGGGACCTTCGACGTCACCTGGGCGTCGCGCGCGACCGACGAGGCCAAGGAGACCAGCCCCGAAGAGCTGATCGCCGCCGCGCACGCCACCTGCTACTCGATGGCGCTCTCGCACGGCCTGGCCGGCGCCGGGACCCCGCCGAACAGCGTCGACACCCACGCCGAGGTCGACTTCCAGCCCGGCGAGGGCATCACCGGCATCCGCCTCGTGGTCCGCGCGGACGTGCCCGGCCTGAGCGCCGAGGACTTCCAGGCCGCCGCCGAGAACGCCAAGGCGAACTGCCCGGTGTCCAAGGCGCTGGCTGCCGTCCCGTCGATCACCCTGGACGCCGCGCTCGTCTGA